In the Bacteroidota bacterium genome, one interval contains:
- a CDS encoding Type 1 glutamine amidotransferase-like domain-containing protein, translating into MKRKLTLANLENNYDILLFSDFLKSQITWLLNSQKISEVLLIPYAYDGQYYNSFIQDIKQLFSFFKINVKLITEGNPATLLKEASFIATGGGDLTKLLEGLVDHLGLLKTKLTTGTPYLGWNEGSVVVSPTYVVPSVIPVSSNCIGAISFQIYSHYVDTSINRQEIKNFLLNHKNDTPPITKVYCMTDGPGGSGIRLEDDNEGLVYGPGTSPASTIVFALSGGNLVTT; encoded by the coding sequence ATGAAAAGAAAATTAACACTTGCTAACCTTGAAAACAACTATGACATCCTGTTGTTTTCCGACTTTTTAAAATCGCAGATAACATGGCTGTTAAACAGCCAGAAAATAAGCGAGGTCCTGCTTATTCCATATGCTTATGACGGACAATATTATAATTCATTTATACAGGATATTAAGCAACTCTTCTCTTTTTTTAAGATAAATGTAAAGCTCATCACCGAGGGAAATCCAGCTACCCTGCTCAAAGAAGCATCATTTATTGCAACCGGCGGAGGCGATTTGACAAAATTATTAGAAGGTTTGGTCGACCATCTTGGTTTATTGAAAACTAAATTGACAACAGGAACACCATATCTTGGATGGAATGAAGGCAGTGTTGTAGTGTCACCAACATACGTTGTACCATCTGTCATACCTGTCAGTTCCAATTGCATTGGCGCGATCAGTTTTCAGATATATTCCCATTATGTCGATACCTCGATCAACAGGCAGGAGATAAAAAATTTTCTATTGAATCATAAAAATGACACTCCTCCCATCACTAAAGTGTATTGTATGACAGATGGACCTGGTGGATCCGGTATCCGTCTTGAAGATGATAATGAGGGATTGGTATACGGACCCGGCACAAGCCCTGCTTCAACCATAGTATTTGCACTGTCAGGAGGAAATCTCGTTACAACCTGA
- a CDS encoding tetratricopeptide repeat protein: MRILKILGIFSFFLVIVVLTLKANAQNDTLTDYDRAYALIDQRKYSEAIEKYLSFLQKENTVSEPDREKIAEALNNIGICYFMMNNYHEAITWYERALSEDRKIKVPANYATRYNNIGLAYKKLGTYDSAVAYYNKALVLDMQQGDTQSIAKSLNNLGSIYDSWGRYDTAILFYERSLKLKEKLGDSAGMAISLNNIGLVYKEWEKFDQAIQFIEEALAIDRALGKVREIPNRLNNIGVAYSHKKQFDKALEYFQMAHTMANEQNNKDLIATLNANMGSCYFGQQRYDAAIQYLQLAVGIYQELDRPVNLASVYATLADISKVKGAYNQSISYLSQSTKIADQISLKDQLKTNYLLYSDLYAAMGNYSEALNYYKKYVDIKDTLYSEEIHKQITDFEVKYETEKKDRVITLLQQKEVIQTLTIKKDRIFRNSLIGGIALLIMLAVVIYLSLRQKRKANEIIVSEKDKSDKLLLNILPSGIATDLKEKGKTEPQLYENVTVCFTDIVDFTELAARMEPKFLIDELNKIFTAFDTIIEKYNCERIKTIGDAYMAVCGLPDENPRHAENIIWSAVEMIQYLEKKNLESKIDWRIRVGIHSGPVIAGVVGVKKYIYDVFGDTINTASRIENVSEPMRINISDVTYNLVKDKFKFEEREEIEVKGKGKMKMFFIRAESK, encoded by the coding sequence ATGAGGATTTTAAAGATTTTGGGCATATTCTCATTTTTTCTGGTCATTGTGGTATTGACCTTGAAAGCCAATGCTCAAAATGATACGCTCACTGATTATGACAGGGCTTATGCATTAATTGACCAAAGGAAATATTCCGAAGCCATCGAGAAGTACCTTTCATTTCTTCAAAAGGAAAACACTGTGAGCGAACCGGATAGGGAAAAAATCGCTGAAGCATTGAATAATATCGGGATTTGCTATTTCATGATGAATAATTATCATGAGGCGATAACATGGTATGAAAGAGCCCTTTCGGAAGACAGAAAAATTAAAGTGCCGGCTAATTATGCCACCCGCTATAATAACATTGGTCTGGCCTATAAAAAATTAGGAACTTATGACAGTGCTGTTGCCTACTATAATAAAGCTCTTGTATTGGATATGCAACAGGGCGATACCCAAAGTATAGCAAAGTCACTGAACAATCTTGGCTCTATTTATGATTCCTGGGGACGCTATGACACTGCCATTCTCTTTTATGAACGGTCTTTAAAACTCAAAGAAAAATTAGGTGACTCAGCAGGTATGGCCATTTCTTTGAACAATATTGGCTTGGTTTACAAAGAATGGGAAAAGTTCGACCAGGCCATACAATTCATTGAAGAGGCATTGGCGATTGACAGAGCACTCGGTAAAGTAAGAGAGATCCCTAACCGCCTGAATAACATTGGAGTGGCTTATTCACATAAGAAACAATTTGACAAAGCTTTGGAATATTTCCAAATGGCTCACACAATGGCAAATGAACAGAATAACAAGGATCTGATTGCAACTCTGAATGCGAATATGGGAAGTTGTTACTTCGGGCAGCAGAGATATGATGCGGCCATTCAATACCTCCAGCTGGCTGTTGGAATTTATCAGGAACTGGATAGACCTGTTAATCTTGCTTCTGTTTATGCAACACTGGCCGATATTTCCAAGGTAAAGGGCGCTTATAACCAATCCATCAGTTATTTGTCGCAGAGTACAAAAATTGCTGACCAGATTAGTCTTAAGGATCAGCTGAAAACCAATTACCTCTTGTATTCCGATCTATACGCTGCAATGGGGAATTATTCTGAAGCATTGAATTATTATAAAAAATATGTGGACATAAAGGATACACTTTATAGTGAGGAAATACATAAACAGATCACTGACTTTGAAGTAAAATATGAAACTGAAAAAAAGGATAGGGTTATTACATTACTGCAACAAAAAGAAGTTATTCAGACCCTGACCATAAAAAAGGACAGGATATTCCGAAATTCGCTGATAGGTGGTATCGCATTACTTATCATGCTTGCTGTTGTCATTTATTTAAGCCTTCGCCAGAAAAGAAAAGCAAATGAGATCATTGTCAGCGAGAAGGATAAATCTGACAAATTGTTATTGAACATACTACCGTCAGGCATTGCCACTGACCTGAAGGAGAAAGGCAAGACAGAACCACAGCTCTATGAAAACGTTACAGTCTGTTTTACCGATATCGTGGATTTTACTGAACTGGCTGCCAGAATGGAGCCAAAGTTTCTTATTGATGAATTGAATAAAATCTTTACTGCATTTGATACCATTATTGAGAAATATAATTGTGAACGCATAAAAACCATTGGTGATGCATATATGGCAGTTTGCGGTTTGCCGGATGAAAATCCACGACATGCCGAAAATATCATTTGGTCAGCCGTGGAGATGATTCAATATTTGGAAAAGAAAAACCTTGAATCAAAAATAGACTGGCGGATTCGTGTGGGCATCCATTCCGGCCCTGTAATTGCCGGTGTGGTCGGAGTTAAAAAATACATTTACGATGTTTTTGGTGATACTATCAATACTGCTTCCCGAATAGAAAATGTCTCTGAACCTATGCGGATCAATATTTCCGATGTAACCTACAACCTCGTTAAAGATAAGTTCAAATTCGAGGAAAGGGAAGAGATAGAGGTAAAAGGTAAAGGCAAGATGAAAATGTTCTTTATCAGGGCAGAATCTAAATAA
- the fusA gene encoding elongation factor G encodes MQQMPLTRLRNIGIAAHIDAGKTTVTERILFFTGTNRKIGEVHDGQATMDFMKQEQERGITIASAAITCFWKGSQINIIDTPGHVDFTIEVERSLRVIDGMVAVFCAVGGVEPQSETVWNQADRYRVPRIAFINKMDRAGADFNEAVAQMNKYLDANAVPFQIPIGAEENFRGIIDIMERKAFIFDDKEWIETDIPAGYKNTCEEARNLLIENIADFNEEIMELFLHDKEVTTESLKLAVREATLKLLITPVFCGAAYKNKGIQHLLDAVIDYLPSPVDVGAVIGLDVDDPEKFHSRHPSPKDPFAALAFKLITDPFVGQQTFIRIFSGTLKSGMQLVNSTKNKYERAGRILKIHAKAREETEEAGPGDIVALIGMKYTKTGDTLCEEGHRLFLESIHVPPSVIELKVTPLRRKDLEKFSEALKKLSNEDPSFHFHFDEETNETIISGMGELHLEIIIDRLKYEFDVEVETGEPSVSFRETITGETESNYRHVKQTGGKGQFAHTVIRIEPNEGKGYEFVDKIKGGAIPTEYVLSVNKGIQKTMEKGILAGYPIMDIKVVLLDGSYHPVDSSDMAFQTCASICFKNGFMKANPILLEPVMKVEVNTPDDYIGDIVGNLHRRRGKIEAMRRFRKGSQKVNCFVPLMEMFGYSTQLRNLSSGRAAYSMEFFKYLPLTKTLQDEVLKNLAEKKKSG; translated from the coding sequence ATGCAACAGATGCCATTAACCAGACTTCGGAATATTGGTATTGCAGCTCATATAGATGCAGGAAAAACAACAGTTACAGAGAGGATACTTTTTTTTACAGGGACTAACCGGAAAATCGGAGAGGTGCATGATGGCCAGGCCACGATGGACTTCATGAAGCAGGAGCAGGAAAGAGGGATAACCATCGCGTCGGCTGCCATCACCTGTTTCTGGAAAGGATCGCAGATCAATATCATTGATACCCCGGGACATGTGGATTTCACTATTGAGGTTGAACGGTCATTGCGAGTGATCGACGGCATGGTCGCTGTATTTTGCGCTGTCGGCGGCGTAGAACCCCAGAGCGAAACAGTATGGAACCAGGCCGACCGCTACCGGGTGCCGCGTATAGCTTTTATAAATAAAATGGACCGTGCGGGCGCAGACTTCAATGAAGCTGTAGCCCAGATGAACAAGTATCTGGATGCCAATGCTGTTCCATTCCAGATTCCTATTGGCGCTGAAGAAAACTTCCGTGGCATCATCGATATCATGGAAAGAAAAGCCTTTATTTTTGATGACAAGGAATGGATTGAAACGGACATTCCTGCCGGGTACAAAAACACCTGTGAAGAAGCCCGTAACTTACTTATTGAGAATATTGCCGACTTTAACGAGGAAATAATGGAACTTTTCCTTCATGACAAGGAAGTGACGACAGAGAGCCTGAAGCTGGCCGTGCGTGAGGCTACGCTGAAGTTACTCATCACTCCCGTTTTCTGCGGTGCAGCATACAAAAACAAGGGCATACAGCACCTTCTCGACGCTGTGATAGATTATCTGCCCTCCCCCGTCGATGTCGGTGCTGTCATTGGCTTAGATGTCGATGATCCTGAAAAATTCCATTCACGCCACCCATCGCCAAAAGATCCCTTTGCGGCGCTGGCATTTAAACTTATCACTGATCCCTTTGTTGGTCAACAGACATTTATACGCATTTTCTCCGGAACCCTGAAAAGCGGCATGCAACTCGTAAATTCGACTAAGAACAAATATGAGCGTGCCGGAAGAATTCTTAAAATCCATGCAAAAGCCAGGGAAGAAACCGAAGAAGCCGGGCCCGGGGATATTGTCGCCCTTATCGGCATGAAGTACACTAAAACAGGTGATACCCTCTGCGAAGAAGGTCACAGGCTGTTTCTCGAATCCATCCACGTCCCGCCTTCTGTTATTGAACTCAAGGTAACACCCCTGAGACGGAAAGACCTGGAAAAATTCAGCGAGGCACTGAAAAAACTTTCGAATGAAGATCCGTCATTTCATTTCCACTTTGACGAGGAAACAAATGAAACGATCATCTCAGGAATGGGAGAGCTGCACCTTGAGATCATCATCGACAGGCTGAAATATGAGTTTGATGTGGAAGTGGAAACTGGTGAACCCTCTGTGTCATTCAGGGAAACCATTACCGGTGAAACGGAGTCGAATTACAGGCATGTCAAGCAAACCGGTGGCAAAGGACAGTTTGCACATACGGTCATACGCATTGAACCCAACGAAGGAAAAGGATATGAATTTGTAGATAAAATCAAGGGAGGAGCTATTCCTACTGAATATGTCCTGTCAGTCAACAAAGGCATACAGAAAACAATGGAAAAAGGCATCCTGGCCGGTTATCCCATTATGGACATAAAAGTGGTGCTGCTTGATGGCAGCTATCATCCGGTTGACTCGTCGGACATGGCTTTCCAGACCTGTGCTTCGATCTGTTTTAAAAACGGATTCATGAAAGCCAACCCTATACTCCTCGAACCTGTGATGAAAGTCGAGGTCAACACGCCTGACGATTATATCGGAGATATTGTGGGAAATCTTCACCGGCGACGCGGCAAGATCGAGGCGATGCGGAGATTCAGAAAAGGATCACAGAAAGTTAACTGCTTTGTTCCGTTGATGGAGATGTTCGGTTATTCCACACAGCTCCGCAATCTTTCCAGCGGCAGGGCAGCCTATTCCATGGAATTCTTTAAATATTTACCCCTGACCAAAACTTTACAGGATGAGGTGTTAAAGAATCTGGCCGAAAAGAAAAAATCAGGATAA
- a CDS encoding outer membrane beta-barrel protein, translating into MKKALFLFFALATLSLHVLAGGIVTNTNQSAAFARLMARNASLGIDAVYFNPAGLTKLQKGLFLSINNQSIFQTNTVTSNYPFLHGAPEAEYTGKVSAPFFPGIYAAYRFGKFAVSFGFNPIGGGGSAEYDKGVPSFAIPISDLVPALRPSAGVTDYKVDISFEGTSVYFGYQAGLSYEISPEVSVYAGVRYVTVKNTYKGSIRNIMINPASGGGLFIQADAFGNDMAQYYTGVATSYNTAATGASNLAAAGLGDVTFAQAAAAGYITPEQQASFEQALQGAEQPIETPIGQAQVVFTTVAGNATAGAAQMTGLAAQTGDKEVDVVQKGHGFTPIIAANLTFQEKLTLSLRYEFLTVIDVENDTKVDGTGEFPDKEKSGSDLPAMLAVGASYPVTEKLRAYADFNYYWDKNAYYGKSDTLTFEKDNPTNSSIIDKNFWEIGVGLQYDISEKILVSAGYLYSKDGTNQFYQSDLSYSTSSNAVGFGGAWKITPKIDLNIGAMFAFYKDGSTNLGHILDATYIPVTTTYGKFTQAYAIGLDFKFGK; encoded by the coding sequence ATGAAAAAAGCATTATTCTTGTTTTTTGCACTTGCCACACTTAGTCTGCATGTGTTGGCAGGGGGCATCGTGACGAACACCAACCAGAGTGCGGCCTTTGCCCGGCTCATGGCACGGAACGCTTCACTCGGCATTGATGCCGTGTATTTTAACCCTGCCGGTCTTACAAAGCTGCAGAAAGGTCTTTTTCTGTCTATTAACAACCAATCGATTTTTCAGACCAACACTGTAACAAGTAATTACCCTTTCTTACATGGCGCACCTGAAGCTGAGTATACCGGTAAGGTATCAGCACCTTTCTTCCCTGGTATCTATGCAGCTTACAGGTTTGGTAAATTCGCAGTCTCCTTTGGTTTTAATCCCATTGGCGGCGGCGGCAGCGCTGAGTATGACAAAGGAGTACCATCTTTTGCGATTCCTATTTCCGATCTGGTTCCAGCCCTGCGTCCTTCTGCCGGTGTGACCGATTACAAGGTCGACATCAGTTTTGAAGGTACCTCTGTTTACTTTGGTTATCAGGCCGGATTATCCTATGAGATCAGTCCCGAGGTTTCGGTTTATGCTGGCGTAAGGTATGTGACCGTAAAGAACACTTATAAAGGATCAATACGGAATATCATGATCAATCCTGCAAGTGGGGGTGGATTATTTATACAAGCTGATGCATTCGGCAATGACATGGCTCAATATTATACTGGTGTTGCAACAAGTTATAATACTGCTGCCACCGGTGCAAGCAATCTGGCTGCCGCAGGATTAGGTGATGTAACCTTTGCTCAGGCTGCAGCTGCCGGTTACATAACTCCTGAACAGCAGGCATCCTTCGAACAAGCTCTTCAGGGTGCAGAGCAACCAATTGAAACTCCAATTGGCCAGGCTCAGGTGGTATTTACAACAGTAGCCGGTAATGCTACTGCAGGAGCTGCTCAAATGACCGGACTTGCCGCACAAACCGGTGATAAGGAGGTCGACGTCGTACAAAAAGGCCATGGATTCACACCAATTATCGCTGCAAACCTGACTTTTCAGGAAAAACTGACTCTCAGCCTGAGATATGAATTCTTAACAGTGATTGATGTCGAAAACGATACAAAAGTGGATGGTACCGGTGAATTTCCCGACAAGGAAAAATCGGGCAGCGACTTGCCGGCTATGCTTGCTGTCGGTGCTTCATACCCTGTGACCGAAAAACTCAGAGCTTATGCCGACTTTAACTATTACTGGGACAAAAATGCATATTATGGTAAGTCAGATACGCTTACTTTCGAGAAGGATAACCCCACCAACAGTTCGATTATCGATAAAAATTTCTGGGAAATTGGCGTTGGACTGCAATACGATATCAGCGAGAAAATACTGGTCAGCGCAGGGTATCTCTATTCAAAGGATGGCACAAACCAGTTCTATCAGTCCGATCTCAGCTACAGCACGTCATCGAATGCTGTCGGCTTTGGAGGAGCCTGGAAAATAACCCCGAAAATTGACCTTAACATTGGTGCCATGTTTGCCTTTTATAAGGATGGTTCAACGAACCTGGGACATATCCTTGACGCTACATACATTCCTGTTACGACGACCTATGGAAAGTTTACACAAGCTTATGCTATTGGACTTGATTTCAAATTCGGGAAGTAA
- a CDS encoding ATP-binding protein produces the protein MRPSKPYYLVLLASAVILVFYLAVYTIISILVYQHIHWLVFGLSGVIILAVTFFTFSFILKKYIHDRIKLVYKTIRTLKLSKDEKVAKVDLKEDIIHTVNEEVMEWAVKRREEIEKLKSMEAYRREFLGNISHELKTPIFNIQGYILTLLEGAYLDPEVNKVYLYKTAKNVERMITIVEDLEIISQLESDMLKLEYTRFNIVALVNDVFELLEDKAKQKDIHLIFQAGVAKDSHIFVWADKERIKQVLINLIDNSIKYGHTGGRTKLSFYDMDEQILVEVSDNGIGIDAGHLPRLFERFYRVDKSRSRGMGGSGLGLAIVKHIIESHEQTVNVRSKPGVGSTFSFTLKKG, from the coding sequence ATGCGACCGTCAAAACCATACTACCTTGTTCTCCTTGCTTCGGCAGTTATCCTGGTATTTTATCTGGCTGTTTATACCATTATCAGCATTCTGGTATATCAGCATATCCACTGGCTCGTATTCGGTTTATCCGGAGTCATCATACTTGCGGTGACCTTCTTTACATTTTCCTTTATTCTGAAAAAATATATACACGACAGGATTAAGTTGGTTTATAAGACCATCCGGACACTAAAGCTTTCAAAAGATGAGAAAGTGGCAAAAGTCGATTTGAAGGAAGATATCATTCATACTGTCAATGAAGAAGTCATGGAATGGGCTGTGAAACGAAGAGAGGAAATCGAAAAACTGAAGAGTATGGAAGCCTACCGGAGGGAATTTTTAGGTAATATCTCGCATGAGCTGAAAACGCCGATCTTCAATATTCAGGGATATATCCTCACCTTGCTCGAAGGTGCATATCTTGATCCCGAAGTGAATAAGGTCTATCTGTATAAAACGGCGAAGAATGTTGAACGTATGATCACCATTGTGGAAGACCTGGAGATTATTTCGCAGCTGGAGTCAGATATGTTGAAGTTAGAATATACCCGGTTCAATATAGTAGCGCTTGTTAATGATGTTTTTGAGTTACTTGAAGATAAGGCAAAACAAAAAGATATTCATCTGATTTTTCAGGCAGGAGTCGCAAAAGATTCCCACATTTTTGTTTGGGCTGATAAGGAGCGTATCAAGCAGGTTTTGATTAACCTGATCGATAATTCAATAAAATATGGGCACACGGGTGGCCGGACCAAGTTGAGCTTTTATGACATGGATGAGCAGATCCTGGTTGAAGTATCCGATAATGGCATTGGCATTGATGCCGGGCATCTACCCCGACTTTTCGAACGTTTTTACAGGGTGGATAAGAGCCGTTCGCGTGGCATGGGAGGCTCCGGTTTAGGGTTGGCCATCGTAAAACATATCATTGAATCGCATGAGCAAACGGTTAATGTGCGCAGCAAGCCAGGTGTGGGATCCACCTTTTCATTCACCCTTAAAAAAGGATAG
- a CDS encoding ABC transporter permease has product MYNLFRQGQFFQLLSAQFKELIREPGVLFWGIVFPILMSLGLGIAFTQKPDITRKVAVIERNGIDSTIDDTLHVIETFLQSNTEKIISGNNTSQYKLTIPDDKLGNTTFLFQKTSWKDAIIRLKRGNLNLVIDEKDGEIQYHFDPLNPDAQLTYLKLSDVFSRRQIKVNIINENIIPLTVSGTRYIDFLVPGLIAMGVMMSSMWGISWGIIEKRSKKLLRRLVATPMKKSYFLITLISVRVAMNFVESALLFLFANIVFGITVQGSVAGLLIIFITGNIAFAGIAIFISSHTSKTEIGNGFINVVVMPMMVLSGIFFSYHNFPEWSIPIIQKLPLTMLADGLRSVFIEGADLRDISGPSLFMAATGVIFFSAGLKIFKWH; this is encoded by the coding sequence ATGTATAATCTCTTTCGACAGGGACAGTTTTTTCAGTTGCTCTCGGCACAATTCAAGGAGCTCATCCGTGAGCCGGGTGTTCTCTTCTGGGGCATTGTTTTTCCGATACTTATGTCGCTTGGACTGGGAATAGCTTTCACCCAAAAACCCGATATCACGAGGAAAGTCGCTGTTATTGAAAGAAATGGGATAGACAGCACGATTGATGATACCCTTCATGTGATAGAAACCTTTTTACAATCCAACACTGAAAAGATTATTTCCGGTAATAACACGTCACAGTATAAATTGACTATACCTGATGATAAGCTGGGGAATACCACGTTTTTATTTCAGAAGACCTCATGGAAAGATGCTATCATCCGGCTTAAACGCGGTAATCTGAACCTGGTGATAGATGAAAAAGATGGCGAGATACAATATCATTTTGATCCCTTAAATCCTGATGCGCAGCTAACCTATCTTAAACTTTCGGATGTCTTCAGCAGGAGGCAGATAAAGGTCAATATAATCAATGAAAATATCATTCCTTTAACAGTCAGCGGCACCCGCTATATTGATTTTCTGGTTCCCGGACTGATAGCTATGGGCGTCATGATGTCGAGCATGTGGGGTATATCATGGGGTATTATCGAAAAGAGATCTAAAAAACTACTTCGTCGGCTGGTGGCTACGCCGATGAAAAAATCCTATTTTCTGATTACGCTGATATCCGTGCGGGTAGCGATGAATTTCGTGGAATCAGCCCTGCTTTTTCTTTTTGCCAATATTGTCTTTGGAATCACTGTTCAGGGCAGTGTTGCCGGATTGCTGATCATCTTTATAACAGGTAATATAGCATTTGCCGGTATAGCTATTTTTATTTCATCGCACACATCGAAAACCGAAATCGGTAATGGCTTTATTAATGTCGTCGTCATGCCTATGATGGTGCTATCGGGTATTTTTTTCAGCTATCATAATTTCCCGGAGTGGAGTATTCCTATTATCCAGAAATTACCTCTTACCATGCTGGCCGACGGGTTACGAAGTGTTTTTATTGAGGGAGCCGACTTGAGGGATATCTCCGGTCCTTCCCTGTTTATGGCTGCTACCGGTGTGATCTTCTTTTCTGCCGGTCTCAAAATTTTTAAGTGGCATTGA
- a CDS encoding MFS transporter: MEPENFKIYGYRWIILIAFMSVSIVNQLLWITFAPITGSAASFYGVSDLSIGLLSMSFMIVYIFVSLPASWIIDTYGFKVAVGIGAVLTGVFGLMRGIFASDYTLVLIAQIGIAIGQPFILNSTTAIAARWFPIQERATATGLGALAMYLGIVIGMALTPFLIISHSISTMLLIYGFISIFSAVLFIFLARERPPTPACLPGQEERSLVFDGLRNALHKKDFVLLMVVFFIGLGVFNCVTTWIEDILRPRGFTITQAGLSGGLMVLGGIVGAVIMPFLSDRYRKRVPFILIALGASTLGLIGITYATSYGLLLAASFVMGFFLLSAGPIGFQYGAEIANPAPEGTTNGLLILMGQISGIIFIFGMDLYKAPGTGSMTLSLLVLIGLMVVSFLLSTRLRESLLLTGKKPAE, translated from the coding sequence ATGGAACCTGAGAACTTCAAAATTTATGGTTACCGATGGATCATTCTCATCGCATTCATGTCGGTCTCCATAGTCAATCAATTGTTATGGATAACCTTTGCACCTATCACCGGTAGTGCCGCCAGCTTTTATGGTGTGTCGGATTTAAGCATCGGCCTGCTTTCCATGAGTTTTATGATCGTCTACATTTTTGTATCGCTACCGGCTTCATGGATCATCGATACATATGGATTTAAGGTAGCCGTCGGCATTGGTGCTGTCCTCACGGGTGTCTTCGGGCTTATGCGTGGCATATTTGCATCGGATTATACACTTGTTTTGATAGCACAAATAGGAATTGCCATTGGGCAACCATTTATACTCAACTCGACCACTGCCATCGCTGCCCGTTGGTTTCCAATACAGGAAAGGGCGACAGCCACGGGTTTGGGCGCTCTTGCCATGTATTTGGGTATTGTCATTGGCATGGCGCTAACACCGTTTCTTATCATCAGCCATAGTATCAGCACCATGTTGCTCATTTATGGGTTTATTTCGATTTTCTCGGCTGTTCTGTTTATATTTCTTGCCAGGGAGCGTCCGCCCACACCGGCATGCCTGCCGGGGCAGGAGGAGCGGTCGCTGGTGTTTGACGGACTCAGAAATGCTTTACATAAAAAGGATTTCGTCCTGTTGATGGTAGTCTTTTTTATTGGATTAGGGGTTTTCAACTGTGTGACAACATGGATCGAAGATATCCTGCGGCCACGGGGATTTACCATCACACAGGCCGGATTATCCGGCGGACTGATGGTCCTCGGGGGCATTGTAGGCGCTGTGATCATGCCCTTTCTGTCGGACCGCTACCGTAAACGGGTACCTTTTATTCTTATCGCTTTGGGCGCATCCACATTAGGCCTCATCGGCATCACGTATGCTACCAGTTACGGGCTGTTGCTGGCAGCTTCCTTTGTCATGGGTTTTTTCCTGCTCAGCGCGGGACCGATAGGATTTCAATATGGGGCAGAAATAGCCAATCCGGCACCTGAAGGCACGACAAATGGTTTGCTAATTCTCATGGGACAGATATCAGGTATCATTTTCATCTTTGGCATGGATCTGTATAAGGCTCCGGGCACAGGGTCCATGACTTTATCATTGCTCGTGCTCATAGGCCTGATGGTAGTGAGTTTTCTTCTCTCGACACGGCTGAGGGAGTCGCTTCTTCTGACAGGAAAAAAGCCTGCGGAATAG
- a CDS encoding ABC transporter ATP-binding protein, whose protein sequence is MNIPGKDTINADPVIEVKGVHKSFKTVQAVKGIDLRIPQGQFVALLGPNGAGKTTLVEMIEGIQKPDAGEIYILGMPWRGHEDTLHQIIGLSLQETHFIDKLTVWETLRLFASFFRLGHERAAEIMDIIGLEEKKKAYVVNLSGGQRQRLAIGIALINKPRILLLDEPTTGLDPNARREIWSILLKLKEQEHTSLVLTTHYMEEAEQLCDYIIIIDKGRILKEGTLGQLLSEKNDSSTNTYTLDDLFISLTGRHLHV, encoded by the coding sequence ATGAATATTCCTGGCAAAGATACGATAAATGCCGATCCTGTCATTGAAGTGAAAGGAGTACATAAGTCCTTTAAAACCGTGCAGGCTGTCAAAGGCATTGACCTCAGGATTCCACAGGGGCAGTTTGTTGCTTTGCTGGGACCTAATGGTGCCGGAAAGACGACCCTGGTGGAAATGATAGAAGGTATTCAGAAACCTGATGCAGGAGAAATATATATTCTGGGCATGCCATGGAGAGGTCATGAGGATACCCTGCACCAGATCATCGGCCTGTCGCTTCAGGAAACTCATTTTATTGATAAATTGACTGTCTGGGAGACACTCAGGCTCTTTGCCAGCTTTTTTCGCCTTGGCCATGAACGTGCTGCCGAAATCATGGATATTATTGGCCTGGAGGAGAAAAAAAAAGCCTATGTCGTCAATCTTTCAGGGGGACAACGGCAACGGCTCGCCATCGGTATAGCCTTGATCAACAAACCCCGGATTTTGCTTTTGGATGAGCCTACTACTGGCTTAGATCCCAATGCCCGGAGGGAAATTTGGTCGATACTTCTGAAGCTTAAGGAACAGGAGCACACTTCTCTTGTCCTCACAACCCATTATATGGAGGAAGCTGAGCAGCTTTGCGACTATATCATCATCATCGACAAGGGACGAATTTTAAAGGAAGGCACATTAGGACAGCTTCTGTCGGAAAAAAATGACAGCTCAACAAATACATATACATTGGATGATCTGTTTATATCATTAACAGGAAGACATTTGCATGTATAA